In Micromonospora sp. WMMA1363, a genomic segment contains:
- a CDS encoding DUF4352 domain-containing protein, which yields MSKIPNWSQRTYRVGQKIPGGNECATREHLDRLCFEYVVRGVTCGIREADGYRARGQYCRVEVTATNVIDMPREPQFGGLVHDKAGREYTDEFQIIDGRDGSLNPGLTARAHVYFDMPPGVRPAKLTMRLGYGRSSSGRTVLLDG from the coding sequence TTGAGTAAAATCCCGAACTGGTCCCAGCGGACCTATCGGGTCGGCCAGAAGATTCCGGGTGGCAACGAGTGTGCGACCCGAGAGCATCTGGACCGGCTCTGCTTCGAATACGTCGTGCGCGGCGTCACCTGCGGCATCCGCGAGGCCGACGGGTACCGGGCTCGCGGCCAGTACTGCCGGGTGGAGGTCACCGCCACCAATGTCATCGACATGCCGAGAGAGCCCCAATTCGGCGGGCTGGTCCACGACAAGGCCGGGCGGGAGTACACGGACGAGTTCCAAATCATCGACGGCAGGGACGGGAGCCTCAACCCCGGCCTCACGGCGCGCGCCCACGTCTACTTCGACATGCCGCCGGGGGTCAGGCCCGCGAAGCTCACCATGAGGCTCGGCTACGGCCGATCCAGCTCGGGACGGACGGTCCTGCTCGACGGGTGA
- a CDS encoding NDP-hexose 2,3-dehydratase family protein: MRPRADDTLAQRLARSTSVRSEGAALRTADVAGWLAERARAHHFRVERIPLDALDSWFFAADTGNLHHRTGRFFSVEGLDVSLDEGAIRRWQQPIIRQPEVGILGILAKEFDGVLHFLMQAKMEPGNPNLLQLSPTVQATRSNYTGAHRGTPVKYLEYFTDRSRGLVLTDVLQSEHGSWFYRKSNRNIVVEAVDHVPVDDDFCWLTLGQIGELLRRDNVVNMDARTVLACCPVAPAEPGALHTDAELLSWFTVERSRHDVAVERVPLAGIDEWERGEHSIGRADGRYFRLVAVGVEAGNREVTGWSQPLFEPTSTGVAAFLVRRLAGVPHLLVQAKVEAGFLDTVELAPTVQCTPENWTHLPEPQRPCFLDVVHAADPDRIRYAAVHSEEGGRFLNAESNYLFVEADEAQAPLDPPTGFRWATPGQLNNLAQHGHYLNVQARTLLSCLNAGTVRLDHGV; the protein is encoded by the coding sequence CTGCGCCCGCGCGCCGACGACACCCTGGCGCAACGGCTGGCCCGCTCGACGTCCGTGCGCTCCGAGGGTGCCGCGCTGCGCACGGCCGATGTCGCCGGATGGCTCGCCGAGCGGGCCCGGGCCCACCACTTCCGAGTCGAGCGAATTCCGCTCGATGCTCTGGACAGCTGGTTCTTCGCAGCGGACACCGGCAACCTGCACCACCGCACCGGCCGATTCTTCTCCGTCGAAGGACTCGACGTGAGCCTCGACGAAGGGGCGATCCGCCGGTGGCAGCAGCCGATCATCCGGCAGCCCGAGGTGGGCATCTTGGGCATCCTCGCCAAGGAGTTCGACGGCGTGCTGCACTTCCTCATGCAAGCCAAGATGGAGCCCGGCAACCCCAACCTGTTGCAGCTGTCACCCACGGTGCAGGCCACCCGCAGCAACTACACCGGCGCCCACCGTGGGACGCCCGTGAAGTACCTGGAGTACTTCACGGACCGAAGCCGCGGCCTCGTTCTCACCGACGTACTCCAGTCGGAGCACGGTTCCTGGTTTTACCGCAAGTCCAACCGCAACATCGTGGTCGAGGCGGTGGACCACGTGCCGGTGGACGACGACTTCTGCTGGCTCACGCTCGGGCAGATCGGCGAGCTGCTGCGTCGCGACAACGTGGTCAACATGGACGCCCGGACGGTCCTCGCCTGCTGTCCGGTGGCGCCGGCCGAGCCGGGTGCCCTGCATACCGACGCGGAGCTGCTGTCCTGGTTCACCGTCGAGCGGTCCCGCCACGACGTGGCCGTCGAGCGTGTGCCGCTGGCCGGCATCGACGAGTGGGAGCGCGGCGAGCACTCTATCGGCCGGGCGGACGGCCGGTACTTCCGCCTGGTCGCCGTCGGGGTCGAGGCCGGCAACCGCGAGGTCACCGGCTGGTCGCAGCCGCTGTTCGAGCCGACGAGCACCGGCGTGGCCGCATTCCTCGTCCGCCGCCTCGCGGGCGTACCGCACCTGCTGGTGCAGGCAAAGGTGGAGGCCGGGTTCCTGGATACCGTCGAACTGGCGCCGACGGTGCAGTGCACGCCAGAAAACTGGACGCACCTGCCCGAGCCACAGCGCCCGTGCTTCCTCGACGTCGTGCACGCCGCCGACCCCGACCGCATTCGCTACGCCGCGGTGCACTCCGAGGAGGGCGGCCGGTTCCTCAACGCCGAGAGCAACTATCTGTTCGTCGAGGCCGACGAGGCGCAGGCACCGCTCGATCCGCCCACCGGGTTCCGCTGGGCCACCCCGGGCCAGCTCAACAATCTCGCCCAGCACGGCCACTACCTCAACGTCCAGGCCCGCACCTTGCTTTCCTGCCTCAACGCCGGCACGGTCCGCCTGGATCACGGCGTGTGA
- a CDS encoding amino acid permease: MTETLTKARPPARTAGRLTVATGTALYLGAVLGTGVIALPALAAAVAGPASLLAWLGLVILSMPLAATFAALGARHPDAGGVSTYVRKAFGPRAATVVGWCFYFAVPAGAPTAALFAGAYVAQALGGGRSTVAVTAATLLAAVTAANAFGVKLSGRLQLVLAGLLVSLLATAVIASLPHAQWANLRPFAPHGWTAIVPAALLLVWSFAGWEAITHLAADFRRPARDLPRAATVAVVLVGALYLAVAGATVLVLGPAAGSTEAPLAQLLDHGIGGPAHLIAAVAALLLTFGTMNAYVAGAAKLGAALGRDGGLPGWLARGSGAGEVPRRSLGLVAGLSALVLAVVLAAGTGPKPLVMLATGNFILVYVLGAAAALRLLPRRSRAHWYARFSLVAVVGLLATAGWYLLWPLLLAAGALLFLRLRPADLGEPE, encoded by the coding sequence GTGACCGAAACGTTGACCAAAGCCCGGCCGCCAGCGCGGACGGCCGGCCGGCTGACCGTGGCGACCGGCACCGCGCTCTACCTCGGCGCGGTGCTCGGCACCGGCGTGATCGCACTGCCCGCGCTCGCCGCGGCCGTGGCCGGCCCGGCATCGCTGCTCGCCTGGCTCGGCCTGGTGATCCTGTCCATGCCGCTGGCGGCGACCTTCGCCGCGCTCGGCGCACGCCACCCCGACGCCGGTGGCGTCTCCACGTATGTCCGCAAAGCCTTCGGGCCGCGGGCCGCGACCGTCGTCGGCTGGTGCTTCTACTTCGCGGTCCCGGCCGGCGCGCCGACCGCGGCGCTCTTCGCCGGAGCCTACGTGGCGCAGGCGCTGGGCGGAGGCCGGAGCACCGTGGCGGTCACCGCAGCCACCCTGCTCGCGGCGGTGACGGCGGCGAACGCGTTCGGCGTGAAGCTTTCCGGCCGGCTTCAGCTGGTGCTCGCCGGGCTGCTGGTGAGCCTGCTCGCCACCGCGGTGATCGCCTCGCTGCCGCACGCCCAATGGGCAAACCTGCGACCGTTCGCGCCGCACGGCTGGACCGCGATCGTCCCCGCGGCGTTGCTGCTGGTGTGGAGCTTCGCCGGTTGGGAGGCGATCACCCACCTGGCGGCGGACTTCCGGCGGCCAGCCCGCGATCTGCCTCGCGCCGCCACCGTCGCGGTGGTCCTGGTCGGCGCGCTCTACCTCGCGGTCGCCGGCGCGACCGTGCTGGTCCTCGGACCGGCGGCCGGCTCCACCGAGGCGCCGCTGGCGCAGCTGCTCGACCACGGCATCGGCGGGCCTGCGCACCTGATCGCGGCCGTCGCCGCCCTGCTGCTCACGTTCGGCACGATGAACGCGTACGTCGCCGGGGCCGCCAAACTCGGCGCCGCGCTCGGCCGCGACGGCGGCCTGCCGGGCTGGTTGGCGCGGGGTAGCGGCGCTGGCGAGGTGCCGCGGCGCAGCCTCGGTCTCGTCGCCGGCCTCAGCGCTCTGGTGCTGGCGGTCGTGCTGGCCGCCGGCACCGGTCCGAAGCCGTTGGTGATGCTCGCGACCGGCAACTTCATCCTGGTGTACGTGCTTGGCGCGGCCGCCGCGCTGCGCCTGCTTCCCCGGCGTAGCCGGGCCCACTGGTACGCCCGCTTCTCTCTGGTGGCCGTCGTCGGGCTATTGGCAACGGCCGGCTGGTATCTGCTCTGGCCGCTGCTGCTCGCCGCCGGCGCCCTGCTCTTCCTGCGGCTGCGCCCAGCCGACCTTGGTGAACCCGAATAG
- a CDS encoding FAD-binding protein — MAVPPARRAALDRVPGHVVAHRPPRRRPRPSRRRAEHRPHQSPGRARRRVGHPRAAAVAIDTKLRRARVGAGVRWQQVVEATAPHGLAPLNGSSATVGVVGYPWEAG, encoded by the coding sequence ATGGCCGTGCCACCGGCGCGAAGAGCCGCGCTCGACCGAGTGCCGGGCCACGTCGTCGCCCACCGTCCGCCTCGCCGGCGCCCACGGCCGTCCCGTCGCCGTGCTGAACACCGGCCACACCAGTCTCCCGGCCGTGCGCGACGCCGTGTTGGTCACCCACGCGCCGCAGCGGTAGCGATCGACACGAAGCTCCGACGCGCCCGGGTGGGTGCCGGAGTGCGCTGGCAGCAGGTCGTCGAGGCGACCGCGCCGCACGGCCTCGCCCCGCTCAACGGCTCGTCGGCGACCGTGGGTGTGGTCGGCTACCCCTGGGAGGCGGGCTGA
- a CDS encoding IS3 family transposase has product MNVYPFIEAEKARPDGNVKRSCELLEVSRSAYYQHRAGPSRRERDDADLAARIAQIHADSAGTYGAPRVRAELAAQGRRHSGKRVARLMRGAGLCGRTPKRWRTTTVPDPGAALSADLIRRDFDVAAGRVDTRWCGDITYIHTWEGWLYLATVIDIASRRVVGWATADHLRTDLPAQALSNAIAVRRPTGPVIFHSDRGCQYTSAQYARLADRNGVRLSVGGRGQCWDNAVAESFFATIKTELLDRRAWPTRAAARAAIFEWIEGWYNTRRRHSTLDYMSPAEYEATAYSRRPTSKVA; this is encoded by the coding sequence GTGAACGTGTACCCGTTCATCGAGGCGGAGAAGGCGCGGCCCGACGGGAACGTGAAGCGTTCCTGTGAGCTGCTGGAGGTCTCCCGGTCCGCCTACTACCAGCACCGTGCCGGGCCGTCGCGGCGGGAACGCGACGACGCAGACCTCGCCGCCCGCATCGCGCAGATCCACGCCGACTCGGCCGGCACCTACGGCGCACCCCGGGTCCGCGCCGAACTCGCCGCCCAGGGGCGGCGGCACTCCGGCAAGCGGGTCGCCCGGCTGATGCGGGGCGCCGGGTTGTGCGGCCGCACGCCGAAGCGGTGGCGCACCACGACCGTGCCCGACCCGGGGGCGGCGTTGTCGGCGGACCTGATCCGCCGGGACTTCGACGTCGCCGCCGGCCGGGTCGACACCCGCTGGTGCGGCGACATCACCTACATCCACACGTGGGAGGGCTGGCTGTACCTCGCCACCGTCATCGACATCGCCTCACGCCGGGTTGTGGGCTGGGCGACCGCCGACCACCTACGGACCGATCTGCCCGCTCAGGCGTTGTCCAACGCGATCGCCGTCCGACGCCCGACCGGGCCGGTGATCTTCCACAGCGACCGGGGTTGCCAGTACACGAGTGCGCAGTACGCCCGGCTGGCCGACCGCAACGGGGTGCGGTTGTCGGTTGGTGGGCGGGGTCAGTGCTGGGACAACGCCGTCGCGGAGTCGTTCTTCGCCACGATCAAGACCGAACTGCTCGACCGGAGGGCGTGGCCGACCCGGGCCGCCGCCCGTGCGGCGATCTTCGAGTGGATCGAGGGGTGGTACAACACCCGCCGCCGCCATTCCACCCTGGACTACATGAGCCCGGCCGAGTATGAGGCGACGGCCTATTCCCGCAGGCCAACGAGCAAGGTAGCGTGA
- a CDS encoding NAD-dependent epimerase/dehydratase, producing the protein MAVNRPLIVLLGATGFVGSAVLRGLAARDVRVRAVSRRAAPVPADARAEVEVHTADLTEPGRLAEAVAGADAVIHTIAYIAGSTTWRINEGDSAAERVNVGLVRDLVAVLRDDDRTGPPLPVVFAGAASQVGPTDKEVLDGSEPDRPKGEYDRQKLAAERVLLDAHAEGLLRAVSIRLPTVFGYGPRSTARDKGVVSTMVRRALAGEPITMWHDGTVRRDLLYIEDVARALVAAVDHVDALAGRAWLLGSGRGLPLGEVFTTVADLVADRTGKPPVRVVSVPPPPHAEPGDFHSVTIDATAFQTVSGWRPQVPLTEALRRTVNFCASGAEEGLS; encoded by the coding sequence GTGGCAGTGAATCGTCCCCTCATCGTGCTACTCGGCGCGACCGGCTTCGTCGGCTCCGCCGTACTGCGCGGACTGGCCGCGCGTGACGTCCGGGTGCGGGCCGTCTCGCGCCGCGCGGCCCCGGTCCCCGCGGATGCCCGTGCCGAGGTCGAGGTACACACCGCCGACCTCACCGAGCCCGGCCGCCTGGCCGAGGCCGTCGCCGGCGCAGACGCCGTCATCCACACCATCGCGTACATCGCCGGATCGACGACCTGGCGCATCAACGAGGGCGACTCGGCCGCCGAGCGCGTCAACGTCGGTTTGGTCCGTGACCTCGTCGCAGTGCTGCGGGACGACGACCGGACCGGCCCGCCCCTGCCCGTGGTCTTCGCGGGCGCCGCCTCGCAGGTCGGGCCCACTGACAAGGAGGTCCTCGACGGCAGCGAGCCCGACCGTCCGAAGGGCGAGTACGACCGGCAGAAGCTCGCGGCCGAACGGGTGCTGCTCGACGCCCACGCCGAGGGGCTCTTGCGAGCCGTGTCGATCCGGCTGCCCACGGTGTTCGGGTATGGTCCGCGCTCCACCGCTCGGGACAAGGGCGTAGTGTCCACGATGGTGCGACGTGCCCTGGCTGGGGAACCGATCACCATGTGGCACGACGGCACGGTGCGCCGTGACCTGCTCTACATCGAGGATGTGGCGCGGGCGCTGGTCGCGGCGGTCGACCACGTTGACGCCCTGGCCGGGCGGGCGTGGCTGCTCGGATCCGGGCGCGGGCTACCCCTGGGCGAGGTGTTTACCACGGTGGCGGACCTGGTCGCCGACCGCACCGGCAAGCCGCCGGTGCGGGTTGTCTCGGTGCCGCCACCCCCGCACGCGGAGCCGGGCGACTTCCACAGCGTGACGATCGACGCGACGGCGTTCCAAACGGTCAGCGGCTGGCGCCCACAGGTGCCGTTGACGGAAGCGCTACGTCGCACGGTCAACTTCTGCGCCAGCGGAGCGGAGGAGGGGTTGTCGTGA
- a CDS encoding helix-turn-helix domain-containing protein, which produces MKLRHVVAIAVTDAMPVFEFAVPCEVFGIDRSDLVEPWYELRLCAVEPGPLRTSGGLWIEAPYRMDDLLAADTVIVPACDRTTQREPPPALLDVLRQAHARGVRMVSICSGAYLLAAAGLLDGRRATTHWMNAVDFAHRFPQVKVDPTVLYIDEGDVLTSAGTGSAIDLCLHLVRLDHGAAIANDVARRMVVPPHRDGGQAQFAQPVTRGEPRSDLAPLLEWARRRLDQPLTVTQLAEQAHLSPRTVTRRFRDTLGTSPLQWLLEQRVRLAQELLETTDEPVERIARRTGFGTAVSLRQHFRRVTSVSPQTYRHVFRRANRP; this is translated from the coding sequence ATGAAGCTGCGGCACGTGGTGGCGATCGCGGTCACCGACGCGATGCCCGTCTTCGAGTTCGCCGTACCCTGTGAGGTCTTCGGCATCGACCGCTCCGACCTGGTCGAACCCTGGTACGAGCTGCGGCTCTGCGCCGTCGAACCCGGTCCCTTGCGGACCAGCGGCGGCCTGTGGATCGAAGCCCCGTATCGGATGGATGACCTACTTGCCGCCGACACGGTGATCGTGCCCGCCTGCGACCGAACGACCCAGCGGGAGCCGCCCCCGGCGCTGCTCGACGTGCTGCGGCAGGCCCACGCCCGGGGTGTACGGATGGTCTCGATCTGCAGCGGCGCCTACCTGCTCGCCGCCGCCGGCCTGCTCGACGGCCGGCGGGCCACCACGCACTGGATGAACGCCGTCGACTTCGCCCACCGGTTTCCCCAGGTGAAGGTCGACCCCACCGTGCTCTACATCGACGAGGGGGACGTGCTCACCTCCGCCGGGACCGGCTCGGCAATCGACCTCTGCCTGCATCTGGTCCGGCTGGACCACGGTGCCGCAATCGCCAACGACGTGGCCCGTCGGATGGTGGTGCCACCGCACCGCGACGGCGGCCAGGCCCAGTTCGCCCAGCCGGTGACCCGCGGCGAACCACGCTCGGATCTGGCCCCGCTGCTGGAGTGGGCGCGACGGCGCCTGGACCAGCCGCTGACCGTGACGCAGCTGGCCGAGCAGGCGCACCTGAGCCCACGCACCGTTACCCGGCGGTTCCGGGACACGCTCGGCACCAGCCCGTTGCAGTGGTTGCTGGAGCAGCGGGTCCGGTTGGCGCAGGAGCTGCTTGAGACGACCGACGAGCCGGTCGAGCGGATCGCCCGCCGGACCGGGTTCGGCACCGCGGTGAGCCTGCGCCAGCACTTCCGCCGGGTCACCAGTGTCTCGCCGCAGACCTACCGGCATGTCTTCCGCCGCGCCAACCGGCCCTGA
- the rfbC gene encoding dTDP-4-dehydrorhamnose 3,5-epimerase, translating to MKEGKAIGGVQVRRLAIEGAVEFTPPVYRDERGLFASPYQEPAFAGTVGWPLFPVRDISHNLSARGVLRGIHYTATPPGRAKYVYCPYGRVQDFLVDLRVGSPTFGRWESTELDGDTCRALYIPVGVGHAFLSLKDDSMIVYAMSEGYVAENERAVSPLDPALGLPLPAGIAPIQSDRDRAAPTLADARDRGLLTDYAVCRDVEAKLWQ from the coding sequence ATGAAGGAAGGTAAAGCCATCGGCGGCGTGCAGGTGCGCCGGCTTGCCATCGAGGGGGCCGTCGAGTTCACGCCCCCCGTCTACCGGGACGAGCGCGGCCTCTTCGCTTCGCCGTACCAGGAGCCGGCATTCGCCGGGACGGTCGGCTGGCCGCTGTTCCCGGTGCGTGACATCAGCCACAACCTGTCGGCCCGTGGAGTACTGCGCGGCATTCACTACACCGCCACGCCGCCGGGGCGGGCGAAGTACGTCTACTGCCCTTACGGGCGGGTCCAGGACTTTCTGGTCGACCTGCGGGTCGGCTCACCCACCTTCGGCCGGTGGGAGAGCACCGAACTCGACGGCGACACCTGCCGGGCGCTCTACATCCCCGTGGGAGTTGGTCACGCCTTCCTGTCACTGAAGGACGACTCCATGATCGTGTACGCGATGTCCGAAGGCTACGTGGCGGAGAACGAGCGGGCGGTCTCGCCGCTGGACCCGGCGCTGGGGCTGCCCCTGCCGGCCGGGATCGCTCCGATTCAGTCCGACCGGGACCGGGCCGCCCCCACACTCGCCGACGCACGCGATCGCGGCCTGCTGACCGACTACGCGGTGTGCCGAGACGTGGAGGCGAAGCTGTGGCAGTGA